Part of the Bradyrhizobium sp. AZCC 1721 genome, CTCGCCATGATGAGCCAGGAAGCGAACGACCTGATCACCCGCACCGGCCGCAAGGACCCGTGCGGCAAGCTGATGCGGATGTACTGGCAGCCGGCGGCGCTGGTCGACGAGCTGCAGGGATCGCGGCCGGTTCGCCCGGTCAAGCTGCTCGGCGAAAACCTCGTGCTGTTTCGCGACGAGCAGGGCCGCTACGGCCTGATCGACCGCCACTGCGCCCATCGCGGCGCCGACCTCGCGTTCGGACGGCTGGAGAATGGCGGGTTGCGCTGCGCCTTCCATGGCTGGCTGTTCGACGTCTCGGGCCAGTGCCTGGAGACGCCGGCGGAGCCGAAGGACTCAAAGCTGTGCCAGGGCATCAAGCAGCGCTCTTACCCCGTGGTCGAGAAGAGCGGCATCCTCTGGGCTTATCTCGGCGAAGGCGAACCGCCGGCGTTTCCGGAGATCGACTGTTTTGTGGCGCCCGACAGCCATACCTTTGCGTTCAAGGGGCATATCAACTGCAATTGGCTGCAGGCGCTGGAAGTCGGCATCGATCCGGCGCACGCCTCCTTCCTGCACCGCTTCTTCGAGGACGAAGACACTTCCACCGCCTACGGCAAGCAGTTCCGCGGTGCGTCCGCCGGCAGCGATATGCCGATGACGAAGATCTTGCGCGAATACGACAACCCGATCATCAACGTCGAACATACCGAGTATGGCCTGCGCCTGATCGCGCTGCGCGAGCTCGACGAAGAGCGCACGCATGTGCGCGTTACCAATCAGCTTTTCCCGCATGGCTTCGTCATCCCGATGAGCACGGAGATGACGATCACGCAGTGGCACGTGCCCATCGATGACGAGAACTGCTACTGGTATGCGATCTTCACCTCTTACACGACGCCGGTCGACAAGAAGAAGATGCGCGACCAGCGCCTCGAATTGTACGAGCTGCCGGATTACAAGTCGCGCAAGAACAAGAGCAACGATTACGGCTTCGATCCGCACGAACAGGCGACCGCGACCTATACCGGCATGGGGACCGACATCA contains:
- a CDS encoding aromatic ring-hydroxylating dioxygenase subunit alpha — its product is MMSQEANDLITRTGRKDPCGKLMRMYWQPAALVDELQGSRPVRPVKLLGENLVLFRDEQGRYGLIDRHCAHRGADLAFGRLENGGLRCAFHGWLFDVSGQCLETPAEPKDSKLCQGIKQRSYPVVEKSGILWAYLGEGEPPAFPEIDCFVAPDSHTFAFKGHINCNWLQALEVGIDPAHASFLHRFFEDEDTSTAYGKQFRGASAGSDMPMTKILREYDNPIINVEHTEYGLRLIALRELDEERTHVRVTNQLFPHGFVIPMSTEMTITQWHVPIDDENCYWYAIFTSYTTPVDKKKMRDQRLELYELPDYKSRKNKSNDYGFDPHEQATATYTGMGTDINVHDQWAVESMGPIQDRTNEHLGQSDKAIVQYRRLLRQEIEKVVGGEKPMLFLDAAHARSIQGPATMDGIGPTQGWEIYWMEIDVKRRRGAPWAAPVPTEISGKVPHLTAAE